A genomic window from Pyxicephalus adspersus chromosome 2, UCB_Pads_2.0, whole genome shotgun sequence includes:
- the LOC140322119 gene encoding fibronectin-like yields MFVEWCHDNGVNHRIGEKWDRREENGQMMSCTCLGNEKGEFKCEPHEATCYDEGKLYNVGEQWQKEYLGAICSCTCYGGQQGWRCENCRRPGSAVTPDATGHTVSQ; encoded by the exons ATGTTTGTAGAATGGTGCCATGACAATGGAGTAAACCACAGAATTGGTGAGAAGTGGGATCGTCGGGAGGAAAATGGGCAGATGATGAGCTGTACTTGTCTCGGAAATGAAAAGGGAGAATTCAAGTGTGAACCAC ATGAGGCGACCTGTTATGATGAAGGCAAACTGTACAATGTTGGGGAGCAGTGGCAGAAAGAGTACCTGGGAGCTATCTGTTCTTGCACATGCTATGGAGGTCAACAG GGTTGGCGTTGTGAAAACTGCCGAAGGCCAGGATCTGCTGTTACTCCAGATGCCACCGGACACACAGTCTCCCAGTAG